Genomic DNA from Nitrospirota bacterium:
GCCAGAACGGCAAGTATCTGCCGGAAACGGCCAATATCCTTATAAATGAAAGGCATTTTTTATTCTTTCTTTATCAGATCATTGCTTTGTCCGTCTTGTGAGCCGGTGCTATTCCCACACCTAAGAAGCCCACGATCATAAGCACGACCATAACTCCCATTACTACAGACATTTTATGCCTCCTCTCTTTCTCCTGATCCCTTCTTAAGCCACATCTCGTAGAGCGAGATGAATATCTGCGCCCCGAAGGCGAGGCCCATCAGACCGCCGCCGATAATCACTGTATAAGCAAAGGCCGGCTGGTATTTTGTAAACCACCAGGAGCCTATATCCACCCAGATAGCCAGAAAGGGTAAGGCTATGATAACACTCCGCAAATAGATATTGATCCCGCTCATGGAAAAGATCATGCCGGTCAGGATGAAGATGAAACTCATCCCGAAGAGGTGGATATGGGAAACGCGGGAGAGTGCCCGGATTGATTCCCCAAGGTCAACATCTGTAATGGCCTTCACCTCTTCATAGCTTGTAAGGGGGATTAATCCGAAACCAGGCCTGTGACAGACCACACAGTTTTGATCTAATACGGGCTTTATTTTTATAAAACCTTCCCCGGAAGCGCCCTCCTGAATCCAGCGAGCAATCTCCCTCTTCGCATCTTCCGTCAGTCTCTCTCCCATCACTCCTTTCAGGGCCTTCTCCAGGCGCGTGTTCCCCCTGGTCCCGTAATACTTGTGAATAGTCCCCTCCAACAGCCCCATCCCAGCCTCCCTGTGCGGACCGATATCAAGAAGGTAGAGGTAGAGGAGAGCAAACACATAGGCCATTCCTATCGTCAGGAGAAAGGAGCTAAAGAGTATCTTTACATGGATGGGCAGATTTTGTAAGCGGGTCATTTGCATGCCGTTCACGCTCTCTTCAGCACCCCGTATCTTGCCACCTGCAGCCAATGAAAGAGGCACCCTGAACCTTTTCTTCTTCTCCGGCAATTCATTTTTTCATGAATGGTTTTCACCCTTATGCCTATTCCCTACTTTCCCATTTTTCTCCTTCTCTCGATCTCTTCCACATTGCCGCAGCAGGGGGCAGTTCTTCCATGTTTGAGTTCTGCCTGCTCGTTCTCCTCCGTGAAATGGACCCAGCCCCTTTTGACTTTTTCTTTGAGGCTCTCATCCAATACAAACCCTGCCTCGATCAAGCGTCTCTCGATCTCCTCTTCCCTGCACTTGAGGAGGTTATACTCTACAAGACAGTCCCCCTTTTCCGCGTCGATCCTGACCCTGGTTACGCCCTGGATCTCGCTGATTTTTGCCTCCCATTCGGGCGCCCCGCCCCAGACTGGCGCCTGTTTGAATCGGATGTGGTGGTGTTTCAACGCGTCCATACGGTCACCTCCTTAATTTTGTCCTTCCCTCGATGGTCAGACTGTTCTACGGCATTTTCTACCATGCGTAGAATTACTATGCCACAAATTTTTATGAAAAACAAGAAAACCCCGATATTATCCCACGTTCGTCTTGTGAATCGCTGCCATTCCCTCTTTCAAACGCAGACTCTACCGGACAGTCAGGGCAGGGAGTCTCTCTATCCTTGTCATGTATTATCGACTCCTCCTTCATAACTTCCGTCAGTACAGACATTTTACATCTCCGTGCCCCGTATCTTTTCTGCCAACTCCTGCTCCTTAGGGACTCCAACGAATCCTCAAAGGCCCACTGGCACGAGGCGTAGCAGAAATAATACATTTTATCCTTGTATGTAATTTTAGAAGCTTTTTCTTCATCCACCTCCATCCCGCAAACAGGATCTTTAGCCATGACATCACCTCCTCCTTACGCATTTGCCAGTGTCTGCTCATGCATTCCGATTTGCCTTCATCTTCTCCAGCGTAGTTCGATCCACTACCTCCTTTTCCAGAAGAACTTTCGCCAGAGCTTCCAGTGTCATCCGCTTGCTGATCAGGGTCTCCTTCACGCGGGCATGAGCGTCGTCCAGGAGCTTTTTAACCTCCTCGTCGATCGCTTGGGCGGTCCGCTCGCTGTATTCCCTCTGCCCCTGAGGCATAGGGACGTTGAGGAACGTCGCCGACGGCTCTTTGAAGGTGGCCAGCCCCAGGGTTTCGCTCATTCCATACCTGGTGACCATGTGGCGAACCATGTCGGTAGCCCGCTGGAGATCATTCTGCGCCCCAGTGGAGACATCGCTAAAGACGATCTCCTCAGCTACCCGACCTCCCAATAGTACATCAAGACGATCCAGTAGCTCGGTTTTCTTCAGGAGGTACCGGTCCTCCGTGGGAAGCTGCTGGGTGTAACCCAGTGCTGCCACACCACGGGGGATGATGGAAATCTTCGAAACTTTGTCGGCATGAGAACGGGACTCAGCCACCAAGGCATGGCCTGCCTCATGATAGGCCACGGTCTTTTTTTCCATTGGATTCATCACCCTAGTCTTTTTCTCAAGGCCAGCCACGATTCGATCAATGGCTTCGTCAAAATCTGTCATTTCCACGCCGTTCTTGTTTTTTCGCGAAGCCAGAAGGGCCGCTTCATTCACCAGATTGGCCAGATCAGCCCCAACAAATCCAGGTGTCTTTGCAGCAATCACGGAAAGGTTTACATCCGGAGCAAGGGTCACATGCTTGGCATGGACACGGAGTATATTCTCCCTGCCTTTCAGGTCCGGCCTGTCGAGAGCCACATGCCGGTCAAAACGCCCGGGGCGCAGCAATGCCGGATCCAGAATTTCGGGCCGGTTGGTGGCGGACATAATGATGACACCTTTTTCCGTTTTGAATCCATCCATCTCCACCAGAAGCTGATTAAGCGTCTGCTCGCGCTCGTCGTGTCCTCCGATCGGGTTAAAACCCCTAACCTTTCCGAGGGCATCCAGTTCGTCAATGAAAATGATGCAGGGGGCCTTCTGCTGAGCTTGTGCGAAGAGGTCCCGCACACGGGCCGCCCCCACCCCTACAAACATTTCGACAAACTCCGAACCACTCATGCTAAAGAACGGGACTCCGGCTTCCCCGGCTACCGCCTTGGCAAGCAGAGTCTTGCCAGTTCCGGGAGCCCCCACAAGCAGAACCCCCTTGGGGATTTTCCCTCCGAGGCGGCAGTACCGCTGGGGATTTTTGAGAAACTCTACCACCTCCATCAGCTCTTCGCGCGCTTCATCTATGCCGGCCACATCGTCAAATGTCACTCCGGTCTGCTTCTCCATGTAGACCTTGGCCTTACTCTTACCAATCTCCAGCATACCACTGGCTGCCCCCATACGCTTGATGAGAACGCTCCACAGGGCGAAAAAGAAAACCGCGGGAAGAATCCAGGAGAGCAGGGTTGAGAACCAGGTGTTTTCCTCCCGGCCGGTAAAGCGCACGTTTGCGGCCTCCAACTCCTGGATCAGGGACAGGTCATTCACACGGACCGTTACGAAGCGGTGCTCTCCCTTGCCAAATTGCTTCAGCTTGTCAATCTTCTCTTTTGGAAGAAATCCCTCAAGCCCTTCCTTATTTAAGATCCCTGTAATGGTCCGTTCCCCCAGACTGAGATCCGACACCTTTCCGGCCTTCAGGAGCACCTTGAAATCGCTATAAGAGAGATTCTCGGCATGCGGTACAAACAGATAGGTCTGAAGCACAATCAGAATCAAAAGCGTGACCACAAAATACCAAAGAGAAAATTGTTGTTTCTTTTCCATTTCTCACACCTCCTGGCTAATCCTGCGCATTACCACGGGATAATGTCCATCTTATCTATTGGCTGCGGACAACAATAGGAGGCCAAGTCCAAGCAACTTCTTCCCCTCGGCGATCTGGGCAATGCCACCAAGGCCGAACGCAATCACTGCCACCCACATGAGCACGGTTCCCATCACTTTATTCCTTCCCGGCCTTGCCTGCCGGAGCCATCTCAACATCGAGTTCTTCGATAGGAAAGTCGCCAAGTGGTTGTACAATGATCCGGTGCTTCATGGTGACTCAACTCGCTCTTAATGATGACCGCCGCTTCTGGTATTGCGCTCCTGCGAACCGCCCCTGGAGCGGAGGTGTGGGAAAAAGCCAGGCGTGCGTGCCGCGTACCGTGCGTACTCGTCGCCGAACTTCGCCACAACCTCCCGCTCTTCCCGACGCGCCAAGCGTATGTACATAAAAACCAACACCGGAAACATGACTACCGTCAGCAGCGTCGGCCATTGCACAAGGAACCCGAACATGATGAGCACGAAGCCAGCGTACTGCGGATGGCGGATACTGGCGTACGGCCCCGTGGTCGCAAGTATATGGGTCTGCTGCGCCGCATACAGCACCCGCCAGGCGCTCGCGAGCACGGAGAAGCCGCCGCCGATGAAGATGAAACTCAGTATGTGAAACGGACCAAAATGAGGATTGGTGCGCCAGCCAAAGAGCATCTCCAGGAGGTGACCGGAATCGTGCGCGAACCAGTTAACGCCCGGATAGCGGCTCTGTAACCAGCCCGACAGCAGGTAAATCGTTAGCGGAAAACCGTACATCTCGGTGAATAGCGCAACGAGGAAGGCCGAGAAGGCGCCGAATGAACGCCAGTCCCGCGCCGTGTGCGGCTTGGTGAAGCTGAAGGCAAAAATGATAAAGATCAACGAATTGATAATCACCAGCGGCCAGAGTCCATATGCGGGCGCGTCACTCATGATTTATCCCTCCTATGGCCGGTATGTTTATCTCCATCGTGAGTACGGCGCCCTCCACGCCCCCAGTGCATCCAGAAATGCAGCACGAAAAACGCGAGCAGCAGCAGCCATGGCAATACACCAAAGAAATGCGCCCGGTGCTCCGTTAAAAGAAAGAAAGCAGCAATGCCAAGAAAGGCGAGGAGTGTCAGTCCCCAGCGCAATCCCCAGCGGCCATTTGTCTCGTGTGAAGTGTGCATTCGACCCTCCTATTGTTAAGTACAAAAAGGGCAAAGGCCAGGATGACAAGGGCCACACTGAACCTTTTCTCCTTCTCCGTTAATTCATTTTTAATGACTGCAGACATCTTCCACCCCCCTAAATATAAGGGCAATGTAGCCCAAGGGACCGGTAAAACACATGAGGCAGCGGCGACAGGATGAGAAAGAGCAGGACAAATGCTATAGCACCTATTACGACACGTTTACGGTCAAGTTCTGTTACGTCATTTATGGGTGGCATACCTTTGGCGCCTGAAAGGAAAAACACGAGTATTGCCCAGAATAACCATCCTGACCATACAAATATGCCGAGGATAATAATGGCGAAAAATGCCACGTGCGCAATAATCTCTGCCCTTTTTCTGCCAAATAACCCATGACTGATATGACCGCCGTCCAGTTGCCCTATGGGAAGCAGATTCAAGGCAGTTATCATCAGGCCGAGCCAGCCCGCAAAGGCGAGTGGATGCAACATTACTGTATGGCTCACGCTGATTGCATCCCCGAGAGAAAGCCTTGCAATAAAAGCTAAAAGCACAGAAGATGACAGGCTTACGCCGGCCTCACTGCCATCCTTAATAACCATAGAATACCTAAGCCCTATAAAGAGAATCGGGATGGCTACAATAAGACCTGCTATTGGCCCCGCAATCCCTGTATCAAAAAGGGCCTTTCTGTCTTTTACCAGCGATTTCATCTGGATAAGGGCGCCGAATGTCCCAAGGCCGAAGGGGATCGGTATAAAATAGGGAAATGTAGTAACGATACCGTGCCTTCTGGCAAGGATGTAATGGCCAAGTTCATGAATCCCAAGGATAGCCATTATCCCGAATGCGTAGGGAAGCCCGATGGTAAATTTTGATGGTTCTACCAGGAGGTTTACACCCTGATGTGAGGCGCCTGCCATAGTGGTTGTTACAATTGTGGCCATGAAAAGTAAAATATTTATCAAAGGATTGGATGCTGCTTTTGCCTTTTCGCCAATAGCCGCCTCATTCGTTGGTACAACAACGATAACAGGCCTTTCGTCGGAATCCTGCTGCAAAAACAACTGATACTTATTACCAAACTTATCTTTAAACCGCCCTGTTAATGTATCCAGTGCAACCGCCGGCTTTGCTTTCAGGTTGCCTTCAAACATTACCGTATCGCCAACAGTGCTGATACTATTCACAAAGAATACATCCCAGCTAAAAAGGCCTTCCATCGTCTTAATAATTGGGGCGGTTTGAGCCGTGATATCTGAAGGCTGCCCTTCTGCTTCTTTAACGACATCTTTCTCCGATGGCTCAGTTCCTTCCTTTTTCCCGCCTTTTTCACTGTAACCGATAAGGCGGAA
This window encodes:
- a CDS encoding YHS domain-containing protein, whose amino-acid sequence is MAKDPVCGMEVDEEKASKITYKDKMYYFCYASCQWAFEDSLESLRSRSWQKRYGARRCKMSVLTEVMKEESIIHDKDRETPCPDCPVESAFERGNGSDSQDERGIISGFSCFS
- the ftsH gene encoding ATP-dependent zinc metalloprotease FtsH; the encoded protein is MEKKQQFSLWYFVVTLLILIVLQTYLFVPHAENLSYSDFKVLLKAGKVSDLSLGERTITGILNKEGLEGFLPKEKIDKLKQFGKGEHRFVTVRVNDLSLIQELEAANVRFTGREENTWFSTLLSWILPAVFFFALWSVLIKRMGAASGMLEIGKSKAKVYMEKQTGVTFDDVAGIDEAREELMEVVEFLKNPQRYCRLGGKIPKGVLLVGAPGTGKTLLAKAVAGEAGVPFFSMSGSEFVEMFVGVGAARVRDLFAQAQQKAPCIIFIDELDALGKVRGFNPIGGHDEREQTLNQLLVEMDGFKTEKGVIIMSATNRPEILDPALLRPGRFDRHVALDRPDLKGRENILRVHAKHVTLAPDVNLSVIAAKTPGFVGADLANLVNEAALLASRKNKNGVEMTDFDEAIDRIVAGLEKKTRVMNPMEKKTVAYHEAGHALVAESRSHADKVSKISIIPRGVAALGYTQQLPTEDRYLLKKTELLDRLDVLLGGRVAEEIVFSDVSTGAQNDLQRATDMVRHMVTRYGMSETLGLATFKEPSATFLNVPMPQGQREYSERTAQAIDEEVKKLLDDAHARVKETLISKRMTLEALAKVLLEKEVVDRTTLEKMKANRNA
- a CDS encoding isoprenylcysteine carboxylmethyltransferase family protein produces the protein MMSDAPAYGLWPLVIINSLIFIIFAFSFTKPHTARDWRSFGAFSAFLVALFTEMYGFPLTIYLLSGWLQSRYPGVNWFAHDSGHLLEMLFGWRTNPHFGPFHILSFIFIGGGFSVLASAWRVLYAAQQTHILATTGPYASIRHPQYAGFVLIMFGFLVQWPTLLTVVMFPVLVFMYIRLARREEREVVAKFGDEYARYAARTPGFFPHLRSRGGSQERNTRSGGHH
- a CDS encoding DUF2933 domain-containing protein, coding for MHTSHETNGRWGLRWGLTLLAFLGIAAFFLLTEHRAHFFGVLPWLLLLAFFVLHFWMHWGRGGRRTHDGDKHTGHRRDKS
- a CDS encoding site-2 protease family protein → MFRLIGYSEKGGKKEGTEPSEKDVVKEAEGQPSDITAQTAPIIKTMEGLFSWDVFFVNSISTVGDTVMFEGNLKAKPAVALDTLTGRFKDKFGNKYQLFLQQDSDERPVIVVVPTNEAAIGEKAKAASNPLINILLFMATIVTTTMAGASHQGVNLLVEPSKFTIGLPYAFGIMAILGIHELGHYILARRHGIVTTFPYFIPIPFGLGTFGALIQMKSLVKDRKALFDTGIAGPIAGLIVAIPILFIGLRYSMVIKDGSEAGVSLSSSVLLAFIARLSLGDAISVSHTVMLHPLAFAGWLGLMITALNLLPIGQLDGGHISHGLFGRKRAEIIAHVAFFAIIILGIFVWSGWLFWAILVFFLSGAKGMPPINDVTELDRKRVVIGAIAFVLLFLILSPLPHVFYRSLGLHCPYI